Proteins found in one Penaeus vannamei isolate JL-2024 chromosome 43, ASM4276789v1, whole genome shotgun sequence genomic segment:
- the LOC138860747 gene encoding enoyl-CoA delta isomerase 2-like isoform X1 (The sequence of the model RefSeq protein was modified relative to this genomic sequence to represent the inferred CDS: added 35 bases not found in genome assembly), with protein sequence MATLRRLSTLFRCLMHFKKVHHAQTAARSHPSCTRGLHAKTMGKDNHAPGQHSTRRMSSAPPGVPTADNSRYEYLLVTLHEGVRTITFNRPDKKNSLNEKMFDEIVVALQEAADDVSTIITTITGSGNVFTAGNDMSNFRTLTMAQTRDVLIRFMGAFVDFPKPLVAVVNGAAVGAGATLLPLFDAVYATDKAVFFTPFSALGITAEGCSTYTFPKVMGPGQTTEMLLFNKKMSAAEACKVGLVTEVFPEATFQQEVHQRLQAMAKLPPKPLVYSKALIRDIHKEDLHKVNVAECQRVTERFAAVYLPGKEEYQEFVMSDCDGKA encoded by the exons ATGCCTAATGCACTTCAAGAAGGTACACCATGCCCAAACTGCGGCTAGATCGCACCCCTCATGCACCCGGGGACTGCATGCCAAGACAATGGGTAAGGATAACCACGCTCCAGGGCAACACTCAACCAGAAGGATGTCCAGCGCCCCTCCTGGAGTCCCCACGGCAGACAACTCTCGCTATGAATATCTTCTTGTCACTCTCCATGAAGGCGTCAGGACTATCACTTTCAACAGGCCTGACAAGAAGAATTCTCTTAATGaaaag ATGTTTGATGAAATTGTTGTTGCCTTACAAGAGGCTGCTGACGATGTCAGTACCATTATCACAACGATAACAGGTTCTGGGAACGTGTTCACGGCAGGGAACGATATGAGCAATTTTCGGACCCTGACTATGGCTCAGACAAGGGACGTCCTCATTAG ATTCATGGGGGCGTTCGTCGATTTTCCAAAACCTCTGGTGGCCGTAGTCAATGGAGCGGCTGTCGGCGCAGGCGCTACATTACTCCCACTTTTCGATGCTGTTTATGCTACTGATAAA GCAGTCTTTTTCACACCCTTCTCTGCACTGGGCATTACTGCTGAAGGCTGCTCTACATATACCTTCCCAAAGGTTATGGGTCCAGGGCAAACTACAGAAATGCTGTTGTTTAACAAAAAG ATGTCAGCTGCAGAAGCATGCAAGGTAGGCCTAGTGACTGAAGTCTTCCCAGAGGCGACATTTCAGCAAGAAGTGCATCAGAGATTACAAGCCATGGCCAAACTGCCACCGAAGCCCCTTGTGTATTCGAAGGCATTGATTCGTGATATACACAAGGAGGATTTACACAAG GTGAATGTTGCCGAATGTCAACGCGTTACAGAGCGTTTCGCAGCCGTGTACTTGCCTGGCAAAGAAGAATATCAAGAATTTGTTATGAGCGATTGCGATGGAAAAGCTTAA
- the LOC138860747 gene encoding enoyl-CoA delta isomerase 2-like isoform X2 (The sequence of the model RefSeq protein was modified relative to this genomic sequence to represent the inferred CDS: added 35 bases not found in genome assembly), whose product MATLRRLSTLFRCLMHFKKVHHAQTAARSHPSCTRGLHAKTMGKDNHAPGQHSTRRMSSAPPGVPTADNSRYEYLLVTLHEGVRTITFNRPDKKNSLNEKMFDEIVVALQEAADDVSTIITTITGSGNVFTAGNDMSNFRTLTMAQTRDVLIRFMGAFVDFPKPLVAVVNGAAVGAGATLLPLFDAVYATDKAVFFTPFSALGITAEGCSTYTFPKVMGPGQTTEMLLFNKKMSAAEACKVGLVTEVFPEATFQQEVHQRLQAMAKLPPKPLVYSKALIRDIHKEDLHKVGIF is encoded by the exons ATGCCTAATGCACTTCAAGAAGGTACACCATGCCCAAACTGCGGCTAGATCGCACCCCTCATGCACCCGGGGACTGCATGCCAAGACAATGGGTAAGGATAACCACGCTCCAGGGCAACACTCAACCAGAAGGATGTCCAGCGCCCCTCCTGGAGTCCCCACGGCAGACAACTCTCGCTATGAATATCTTCTTGTCACTCTCCATGAAGGCGTCAGGACTATCACTTTCAACAGGCCTGACAAGAAGAATTCTCTTAATGaaaag ATGTTTGATGAAATTGTTGTTGCCTTACAAGAGGCTGCTGACGATGTCAGTACCATTATCACAACGATAACAGGTTCTGGGAACGTGTTCACGGCAGGGAACGATATGAGCAATTTTCGGACCCTGACTATGGCTCAGACAAGGGACGTCCTCATTAG ATTCATGGGGGCGTTCGTCGATTTTCCAAAACCTCTGGTGGCCGTAGTCAATGGAGCGGCTGTCGGCGCAGGCGCTACATTACTCCCACTTTTCGATGCTGTTTATGCTACTGATAAA GCAGTCTTTTTCACACCCTTCTCTGCACTGGGCATTACTGCTGAAGGCTGCTCTACATATACCTTCCCAAAGGTTATGGGTCCAGGGCAAACTACAGAAATGCTGTTGTTTAACAAAAAG ATGTCAGCTGCAGAAGCATGCAAGGTAGGCCTAGTGACTGAAGTCTTCCCAGAGGCGACATTTCAGCAAGAAGTGCATCAGAGATTACAAGCCATGGCCAAACTGCCACCGAAGCCCCTTGTGTATTCGAAGGCATTGATTCGTGATATACACAAGGAGGATTTACACAAGGTGGGGATATTTTGA